aagaaaacaaaagctgcAAATTGTTCCCTGCTTGCTTCACACGTGcactcacgcacacacatgcacagggcACAAACACACAACATGTACGTGTGCAATCACGTATGGCCACCCAGTGCACAGAGACACACGTGAAGAAAGCAAGATGCAGAcacttgtgcacacacacagccacacgaCCTTCATGAGGTCCGGTTCTGCACACGCACAAGCACCTGTGTCACTCCCGCACACGTGTGGCCGCTGCACCAGCCAAGACCGAGACTGGGCCAGCAGCACACCCCTCCCAGGTGAACCAGGTTCCCGCAGGGTGGGCGTCCTAAATAGGGAGAGCCAGCGGGGGCACCCCTGAGCATGCCAGCTGCTGGCCTGCTGCCTGAATTTCAGGAAAAGATGGACATGCGCTTCAAAGACGGCAAGCtgcccctgggggcctgggggtggccCATGGGGTACCATCCAGCTCTGGGTAACCCTGGGCAAGACCGCTGCTTTTGAAAGCTGGATTCCCCCCCTGTGAGCAGAGAGCCTGGAGGACCAGCCTGTCTTTGGTTTGGCACCCCGAGCCTGGTCCTCCCTCTTGGTTGGCTTCTGCGGCTTCCCAAACATGCCACCAGGTCCCCATGAGGAGCCCAGCCCACGTGCCCAAGGACGTCTGTAAAAGCAGCTGGTCCCTCTGGTTGGGGAAGCAGCCTTTTCAGGATGCGACTTGTCTAACCTGAACcctgggtttaaatcctagcTACAAAGTGGTATGCCCCAGGGCAAGTTACTTGGcttatctgagcctcagtctgcACAGCTGTGAAGGGAGTAAGGGTGTACTTACCCTGCGGGTACCACGAGGCACTGAGAAGCTACGTGTGCAGGGCCGCAGACCCTCTGCTATGCTGAGCTGTCCTTGTCTCCCAGAAGAGCCCACCTGCCTTGtggcccagcccctcctgcagcaCAGCTGCAGCAAACCTTACCTGGTCACAGTGACACTGGAGACCAGTGAGCCCGAGGGAGGAGGAAACCCAGGGCAGAGTgccagctccagccctgcccttggcCCACCTGCTTCTCTCCCTAACCAGCACAATCTAACACTGGAGAGCGTGGCCTTGGCCGCACAGCTGGGGAGCAGAGGCCAGCAGACCGCGCTCACAGCCTGGGCTGTTGCCACCATACTGACCTCCAGCCGCAGCCCGGCCAGGTGCAGGCGAAGGGCTTCTCGCCTGTGTGCCGGCGCAGGTGGGCCTTGAGGTGGCTGCTTTTGGTGTACATCTTGCTGCAGCCAGGGAAAGTGCACTTGTGCATTTTGATGAGTTCTGCCGCTTGGTTCTTGGGGAACTTCTGGCCCATGAGGAGGCTGGTGGAGCCAGGCCCCAAGGGTCCTGACCCAATGGGCTTGGCAGCGATGGGCACGGGGGCAATGCGCACGAACTTGGAAGGCAGGTTCAAGCTGGAGGAGGGCACCACCTGGGGCACAAGCGTGAAGGTCTGCCCCTGGATGTTGACCAGGAGCTGGGCCACCTTGACACCCTCTGGGGCCTGCGCCGGGGAGGCGGGCTCCGCACCAGACTCCTGTTTCACCTGCACAGGCTGGATCTGCAGCAGGACGGGGATGGGGCCCTCGGGAGCCGGCccccctcctgggccctggctgcTGCCGGCACCAGCACCTGGCTCTCTCCCGCCGGAGCCGGGATGGAGGTGGCTCCTGTGTAGCCCAGCAGAGAGCTGGCCACAGGCCTCCAAGTCCTTGCTGTTGCCCTCTGGGGCCTCCTTCACCCCGAGCTCCATGTTCTCCTCCAGAAACTCTTCGATCTCCTCCAGGGTGGGCTGGAAGGGCCTCGGGATGTCATTGGGTTCGCCCACAGGAAACTCGGGGAAGCAGAAATGTTCCCCCTTCACAGATGCTGATGCCTTCCGCCAGGTCCCCCAGGACACAGGGCCACTGCTAGCCCCAATGCCACTACAGCCACTGCTTCCCCCCAGCGTGGCCTGGGACAGCAGAAAGTCCAAGATGCTTTCCTGGCCCTCGGCACCTGGGCCACCGCTGTAGCAGGAGCAGAGGGCTTGCGAGTCGGGGCTGGCgcaggagcagaggctggaggcgTCACTGTCATCCTCTGAGAGGGGCGAGGGCAACATGTGGTACGCCCGCCCGCTAGCCAGCCCGTCACCCAGATAACCAACCGGGCATTTCGGTGACGGGAAGGTCTCGTCCACTGGAAGCAAGTGGTCCACCATGCTGGCCTGGCCGTGCCGGTGGCAGCTGCGGAGAGGAACAAGGAAGCCCGGTCAGGAAGGCGGCACACTCACCTGCCACCTCATGGGCCCGTGGCCCCCCTCTGCTGCCTGCCACAGCCTCCCACTGCCAGACGCCTGGGTCCTGCCTCCATCCTGTCCCATGGGAGGGCTCTGTCTGCAAGAGTGTTTTCCGAAATTGCACCACCTGTTTGCAAAAGTGCTCTCCAGGCCCATTGCACAACCCGGCCCATGTGGTTTCACAGATCTTCCAGTACAATTCTAGGAAGGAACACGCATGTGTCTATGAACCCCGGGGAGTGAGTGAGGAAGAGTGTGAGTGTGAGGAGGCTCCCTGCACCCCAAACAGCCAGGGCGGGAATCCCGTCCACCTCAGCAGAGTTGCTGCCCTTCTGCGGACGACTAACCGCAGCCTCATTCCTGCAGGATTACTGGAGCGGGTAGGAGAATGGCCATTTGCCCTCTGACCCCATGTTGCTGCAGCCtgggtagggttgccagattgaccaaataaaaataaaagccacccAGTTAAgtttgaaattcagatttttaaaaattgaacaactTTTAATATAAGTATATCCCAAGCATTGGATGGGGCacgcttatattaaaaaaaattttatctgagattcaaatttaactgggcagtGCACATCCTAGTTTGTGGCAAAATTAAAGACCCATATGTGCCTGCCTTCACGggctgtttccccatctgaaagGGGGCAGCCTGCCCACCCTCCAGTTCTCGGACCCCTCCAGTCTtggccacctcctctgtgaaatgggggagacagagaggtgTTGTCACAAAATGCTCTCAACTGCGCCAGGCCTCTTACCGAGGCTTTGCCAGCGATTAACTTGCGGGAGCAGAGGGACCCAGGTCCCAGAGCACAGCTATTACCTCCTTGACTTCACAACTGCCTGGTGGGACGGACAGGGATCAATGCCGTGGCCGCACCCGAGGAGCGCGCACCACCTCAGGAAGGCCAGCTAACTCCTGTCTCCCCACTGGACCAGGGGCTCCTTGGGGGCACGCTGGGCTGTCAGGTCTTGGCTGTGTCCCCCGCTCCCGGTGAGGCCGCTGGTGCCCAGGAGGGGATCAGAGACCGCCAGCAGACATGAGAGGGAAAGCTGTGTCCTCTGAAGGCCATGCTAGGTCCCGTGTCCAGGGAGAGTCAACAGTGTCCAGCTGTGACATGGCCACCTCTGTGGACCTTTGTCCCCACCCAGTGACTACAGCGGTGTTTACTGAGGTTGAGGAAGGGGAACGTTCTGCACCTAAAGCCAGAGATTCTCTGCCGCATGGCATCACCTCTGCACCCAGCCCCTTGCTCTCTCTAGAGCACTAATCCTGGCACCCAGCAATGCCCAGAGCCAGGCCATCATCAGCTGGGACCTTGGGCGAGTCCTTGctcccaaacctcagtttccccatctgctccATGCTTCAATGACCCCAGTGGGAAGCTGCACAGAGCCCCAGGAAACTAGGGCAAGGTGGACGCCCTTGGCAAGTCTGTACCCAGGGCAGTTTTGCAGGAGAACGTTTggctttttggttttaaatactCAGCTAAGGACTTAAAACTGAGAGTTCTGAAATACACATTATTCACCAAACTGGAtgctaaaaaggaatgaaaatgccAGCTCGTGTGAAGAGCCCACTCTTGGCCTgagacctcccccccccccccccgtcgtCCACTCTCTGAGTTCCTGCCTTTTCaacttatcagctgtgtgaccttgcgcAGGTGGCACAACCCCTCTGTGCCATGTCTTGGTGTGTTGGGTGGGGATGCTGCCAACTGTGCCTAGTTCCCAGGGTGTTGTAAGATCACATTTCAGGGAATGAGCTAACACACACCAAGCACTCACTATAGGAGCCGTGCGCATGCAGGTGCCGGTCAGCTACAGCCTCTGGGTTAGCCTCAGTGGGCAAGTACTGCCCCTCTGCTGTGATGCTTAGGAATGTGGGGACTCCAGCCTTCCTGGAACCGGGAACAGGCCATGACTGGTGAGGGGCAGACTGGGCCATGTTCCTGCACTGAAATGTGATCACCAACTGAATATTCcataatattaaggaattataatttttta
This Camelus ferus isolate YT-003-E chromosome 17, BCGSAC_Cfer_1.0, whole genome shotgun sequence DNA region includes the following protein-coding sequences:
- the KLF15 gene encoding Krueppel-like factor 15 gives rise to the protein MVDHLLPVDETFPSPKCPVGYLGDGLASGRAYHMLPSPLSEDDSDASSLCSCASPDSQALCSCYSGGPGAEGQESILDFLLSQATLGGSSGCSGIGASSGPVSWGTWRKASASVKGEHFCFPEFPVGEPNDIPRPFQPTLEEIEEFLEENMELGVKEAPEGNSKDLEACGQLSAGLHRSHLHPGSGGREPGAGAGSSQGPGGGPAPEGPIPVLLQIQPVQVKQESGAEPASPAQAPEGVKVAQLLVNIQGQTFTLVPQVVPSSSLNLPSKFVRIAPVPIAAKPIGSGPLGPGSTSLLMGQKFPKNQAAELIKMHKCTFPGCSKMYTKSSHLKAHLRRHTGEKPFACTWPGCGWRFSRSDELSRHRRSHSGVKPYQCPVCEKKFARSDHLSKHVKVHRFPRSSRSARP